A genomic window from Silene latifolia isolate original U9 population chromosome Y, ASM4854445v1, whole genome shotgun sequence includes:
- the LOC141633555 gene encoding zinc finger protein CONSTANS-LIKE 3-like has protein sequence MGVGIMGAKLCDSCKSSPATLYCRADTAYLCLSCDSNIHAANKLASRHSRVWVCEVCEQSPATVTCKADAAHLCPSCDRDIHSANPLARRHDRLPLVPFFDTPSANDNPNPSPNPDSDSSSAAVAAAATSAAISKLFGDEYYSDSDDAEAASWLLANPKAAEEHKSIDFLFAGGPTEDQVDPHLDLDFAADPKPHPSVDGVVPDPDHKDHHSSMYSLSSYNHNFDKNNANGYDALLKHHIYPLSSFAAPQPSLSHSMSSSSMEYGVVPDANPMTDVGTTGGVMEKQQMKMMGMDREARVLRYREKRKNRKFEKTIRYASRKAYAETRPRIKGRFAKRSDISEPTASVDGLFASDAGYGVVPSF, from the exons ATGGGAGTCGGAATAATGGGTGCCAAATTATGTGACTCGTGCAAGTCATCCCCAGCCACCCTCTACTGCCGCGCTGATACAGCATACCTCTGCTTATCCTGCGACTCCAATATTCACGCTGCCAACAAACTCGCTTCCCGCCATTCCCGTGTCTGGGTTTGCGAGGTCTGCGAGCAGTCCCCCGCTACCGTTACCTGCAAAGCCGACGCTGCACATCTTTGTCCTTCCTGTGACCGCGACATCCATTCCGCTAATCCCCTCGCCCGCCGTCACGACCGTCTCCCTCTCGTACCCTTCTTCGACACCCCTTCCGCCAACGATAACCCCAATCCTAGCCCGAACCCTGATTCAGACTCATCTTCTGCTGCTGTCGCTGCTGCTGCTACTTCTGCTGCTATTAGTAAGCTCTTTGGGGATGAGTATTATTCTGACTCTGATGATGCTGAGGCTGCGTCTTGGCTACTTGCTAATCCCAAGGCTGCTGAGGAGCATAAGTCTATCGACTTCTTGTTCGCTGGCGGCCCTACTGAAGATCAGGTTGATCCTCATTTGGATTTAGACTTTGCTGCCGATCCTAAGCCTCACCCCAGTGTGGATGGTGTGGTTCCGGATCCGGATCATAAGGATCATCATTCCTCCATGTACTCGCTGTCTTCCTACAATCATAACTTTGATAAAAATAATGCTAATGGATATGACGCTCTTCTCAAGCATCACATCTATCCTCTCTCGTCTTTTGCTGCTCCTCAGCCTTCTCTCAGCCACAGT ATGTCATCATCTTCAATGGAATATGGAGTTGTACCAGATGCAAATCCAATGACCGACGTGGGAACAACAGGAGGAGTAATGGAGAAGCAGCAGATGAAGATGATGGGAATGGACAGAGAGGCTAGGGTTTTGAGGTACCGAGAGAAGAGGAAGAATCGCAAGTTCGAGAAGACCATCCGCTATGCCTCTCGCAAGGCCTATGCTGAGACTCGCCCTCGTATCAAAGGCCGCTTTGCTAAGCGCTCTGACATATCCGAGCCCACCGCATCTGTTGACGGACTCTTTGCCTCCGATGCTGGCTACGGCGTAGTACCGTCgttttaa
- the LOC141629977 gene encoding putative protein phosphatase 2C 59, whose amino-acid sequence MVVLVLLTAEYVKHNLFSNLIKHPKFISDTKSAIGFDILRICVVDVVEKAFLVLLFIILHRPLFVLAAETYSHTDSEFLKSENNQNRDDGSTAFTAILVGDRLLVANVGDSRAVICRGGEGKNCKNVKTSLSRLSFLVVDVSGHYLYNCWTWRVGGVRAVSRAFGDKLLKQYVDADPEIQEEKVDSSLELLILASDGLWDVVTNEEAVAMVKPMEDAEEAAKKLMQEAYQRGSADNITCVVVRILGNPATSLSRVSDNHVDSSNRKSGGHGDPPSQVTGNQGSSKLYCRHLHLHPL is encoded by the exons ATGGTGGTGCTCGTGCTGCTGACTGCTGAGTATGTAAAACACAATCTCTTCAGCAATCTAATTAAGCACCCGAAGTTCATATCTGATACCAAATCAGCCATAGGTTTTGATATTCTGCGTAtttgtgttgttgatgttgtagaaAAAGCTTTTCTTGTTCTGCTTTTCATCATCTTGCATCGTCCTCTTTTTGTTCTTGCAGCTGAAACCTACAGTCATACTGACTCAGAATTTCTTAAGTCGGAAAATAATCAAAACAGAGATGATGGGTCAACTGCGTTCACTGCAATCCTTGTTGGTGACCGTTTGTTGGTTGCAAATGTAGGTGATTCCAGGGCTGTCATATGTCGAGGTGGTGAAGGTAAGAACTGTAAGAATGTTAAGACATCCCTGAGCAGGCTGAGTTTTCTAGTTGTGGATGTCAGCGGACATTATTTATA CAATTGCT GGACATGGAGGGTTGGAGGTGTTCGAGCTGTTTCTCGTGCATTTGGCGACAAACTCTTAAAGCAGTATGTTGATGCTGACCCTGAGATTCAG GAAGAGAAAGTGGACAGCTCTCTAGAGCTCCTAATCCTGGCAAGTGATGGGTTGTGGGATGTTGTCACTAATGAG GAGGCAGTGGCGATGGTGAAACCAATGGAAGATGCCGAGGAAGCAGCAAAGAAGCTAATGCAGGAAGCATATCAAAGGGGCAGTGCTGATAACATCACGTGTGTTGTTGTCCGCATCCTGGGTAACCCTGCCACTTCCTTGAGCCGAGTTTCAGATAATCATGTGGATTCGTCCAATAGGAAGTCTGGTGGGCATGGTGATCCCCCTTCTCAGGTCACCGGCAACCAAGGTAGCTCTAAATTATACTGTCGACATTTACATCTCCATCCTCTCTAA